From the Saccharomonospora marina XMU15 genome, the window GGGTGGAGACCAGCCACGACCAGGTGTTCGTCGCCCGTTGGCGGCAGGGGCTGCGGCGGGAGGCGCGCAAGCAGCAGGACACGCTGCGCGCCCTGGTGATGCTGGAGTCGCTCGGCGTGGACAACCCCGTCGCGTACGAGACACTGGATCTCATCCCCTACCTGGTCGCCGACGTGCACGACTGGCACCGCCGGATGGGCAGGGAAAGCTTCGGAGATCCAGGAGTGTGTTGTTGATCCGCTTCTTCGGCGGCAAGGGCGGCGTCGGCAAGACCACCATGGCAGCGGCCTACGCGCTGTCGCAGGCGCGCAACGGCCACCGGACGCTGGTGGTGTCCACAGATCCCGCTCACTCGCTCGGTGACGCGCTGGCGACACCGATCCGCGACGAGCCTGCCGAGGTCACCTCGGGGCTGTGGGCGGCCGAGATCAGTGGGGAGCGGCAGGCGAAGCGGCGTGTCGCA encodes:
- a CDS encoding cory-CC-star protein; the protein is MSVRSWLVSTWRRVETSHDQVFVARWRQGLRREARKQQDTLRALVMLESLGVDNPVAYETLDLIPYLVADVHDWHRRMGRESFGDPGVCC